DNA from Dissulfurirhabdus thermomarina:
GGCTCCACGTCGAGCGGGACGTGGATCCCCGACTCGGACAACTGCGTGGACCAGGCCCTCCGTGACTTCTGCGGGGCCATGGAGATCCCCGACGTGGTGGATCCCACGGACCAGGCCGGTTCCACGGGCGAGTTCTGGAACCTCCCCGCCATGCTCACCGACTACGGCGTAACCGCCCAGCTGAGTTCGCCCATCGCCGTGATGCGGGGCCGGATCGCCCAGCCCTCGCCGCCCACCACCGGGGTGATCCGCGAGTTCTCCCGGGCCATCCGGATCGGCGTCATGGCCTTCAACGACGAGGGCTCGGACACCGAGTGCAACGCCTCCGACCCCTACATCCTCTACGACTGCACCAACCCCAAGAACCAGGACGGCGCCGAGGTGCTGGCCTACATCGACATGGACACCGGCAACGCCACCACCCACACCGCCGCCCTGGTCCAGGCCATCAACGACATCAAGGCCACCACGTGGACACCCTTGGCCGAGGCCCTCTACAACGCCCTGGGCTACTACGGCCAGAACGCCACGCGGCGCCTGAACTCCGGCTTCGGGGTGGAGGACTTCCTGGTGGACGCGAGCCACCCGGACCCGGTGCTGGCCTACTGCCAGAGCAACAACATCCTCCTCATCACCGACGGGGCCTCCACCGCCGACCAGGCGGCGGCGATGCGGGCCTTCGCGGCGCTGGCCGGGCACAACGACGGCGACGCCGACCCGGCCGCGTGCGGGAGCCTCGACGGGAGCTCCCTCCTCGACGACCTCGCCTGGTTCGGGAAACACGGCGACCCCCTGGACCTCTACGCCAACCCCTGGTACACGGATGAGAGCGGCAACCCGGTGACCAAGAAGAACATCTCCACCTACATCGTGGTGGCCGGCTCGCAGCGGAGCGACAACAGCACCGGCGAGTGCAACCCCCTGGTCCAGCTCACCGCCGCCGCCGCCAACGGCGGGACGACCCTCTACCAGGCCACCGACGTCTCGGCCCTGGAGACCCAGCTCCGGAACGTCTTCACCGACATCGCCGCCCGGGCCGCCTCGGGTACCGCGGCGTCGGTGATCTCGGCCTCGCGCGGCGGCGAGGGCGCCGTCTTCCAGGCCATGTTCTGGACCCGGAAGCTCGACAACCAGTCGCCCCGGAACGAGGTCCGGTGGGTGGGCGACGTCCACTCCCTCTTCCTGGGCGCCACCGGCGGGATCTTCGAGGACACCAACGGCGACGACGCCCTCGACCCCGCCGCCGACCGGCAGGTCACCCTCTACTTCGACTCCGCCCTCCAGCGGGCCCGGGCCTGCTACGGCGGGCTGAACGCCACCGCCGGCACCTGCACCAACGCCACCGAGATCGAGAACGTCCACTTCCTGTGGTCCGCGGCCGACTGGCTGGCCGGCATCTCCGACGCGGACATCACCGCGAACCGGGCGACCTACCTCTCCGGGACGCCCAAGCGCTACATCTTCACCTGGGAGGACCTCAACGCCGACGGCGTGGTGGACTCCGGAGAGGTGCTCCCCTTCGACCAGAATCTCCCCGCGGCCTTCGGCGTGAGCGCGAGCCGCGGTCCCATCTCCCAGGACTTCGGCGTCAAGACCAACGCCGAGGCCATCGACATCATCAACTGGATCCGGGGAGCCAACGTAACGGGCTTCCGCAACCGGACCCTGGTGGAGGGCGGTGCTCCCAAGGTGTACCGGCTGGGCGACGTGGTCCACTCCACGCCCATGGTGGTGGCCGCCCCCGCCGAGAGCTACGCCCTCCTCTACGACGACCTCTCCTACGCCCGGTTCTACCGGCACTACAAGAACCGGCGGCAGATGGTCTACTTCGGCGCCAACGACGGGATGCTCCACGCCGTCAACGGCGGCTTCTTCGACCCGACGACTCGGAAGTTCTGCCGCGACGCCAACTGCAGCGGCGCCGCCGGAGCCCCGGAGCTCGGCCAGGAGATGTGGGCCTACGTCCCCTACAACCTCCTGCCCTACCTGAAGTGCCTCACCGACCCGGACTACCAGCACCGGTACTTCGTGGATCTGCGCCCGCGGATCTTCGACGCCAAGATCTTCCCCGACGACGCCGACCACCCCGGCGGCTGGGGCACCCTCCTGGTGGGCGGGATGCGCCTCGGGGGCGGCACACTGAAGGCCGCCGACCTGGACCTCGCCGTGGACGGCTCCCTGGACTACGCGAGCGACGACCGGACCTTCGTCTCGGCCTACTTCATCCTCGACATCACCAACCCGGAGAAGCCCCCGACGCTGCTGGCCGAGATGACAGACACCACCACGGGGAGCGAAGCCCCCATGGGCTTCACCACGGCCATCCCCACCGTGGTGCCCATGCGCCAGGACACCAACACCACGGAGTGGACCCTCGTCCTCGGAAGCGGCCCCACCAACATGTACGGCGAGAGCACCCAGAAGGGCCGGGTCTGCACCTTCCCGCTGAACGGCCTGGCGGGCACGCCGCGCGCCTTCCGGCTGCCCGCGGCCCCGCCCTCCTTCGCCAACGAGGCCGGCTGCTTCGAGCTGGACGACAAGAGCTTCGTCTCGGACCTCATCACCGTGGACTTCGACCTCCGCCACGACCCGCTCTACAAGGCCGACGCGGTCTACTTCGGCACGGTGATCGGCGACTCGGCCCCGGGCCAGGGCGGAAAGCTCTACCGGCTCATCACCCGGCGGCTCGCCGCCGACGGGACCCAGGAACTCACGCACCCCCACGAGTGGGCCGGGCTCCGCAGCCCGAACCCGGCGGTCCTGATCGACGCCGGCCGGCCCATCACCGCTGCCCCGGCGGTGGGGACCGACGGCCAGAACTACTGGATCTACGTGGGAACGGGGCGCTACTTCGACGCCCTGGTGGACAAGAACGACAACACCACCCAGTACGAGTTCGGGATCATGGAGCCGACGAACGCCACCACCGGGCGCCTCACCTGGGAGCAGGTGGAATTCGGCCCGGCCGGTTTCCTCCCGCAGCCCAGGGGCAGCCGCGGCCTCCAGCGGGTGGACCAGATCCAGGTGGCGCTGGCCACCTCGCCGGCGCTGGCGAGCCTCTGCTGCAGCGCCTCGGAGAACTTCCTGGACGCGGCCAACGCCAGCATCTGCTCGGCCAACGACACGAGCTGCCTCCCCGACCGGGTCGCACCGCTGGCAGGAAAGGTGAACAACTTCGGCGAGCTCAAGGACTACATCCTGAGCTACCGGGACGGCTGGTACCGGGAGATGACCATCCCCCGCGAGCGCAACCTCGGCCAGGCGGCGCTCCTCGGCGGGCTGCTGCTCTACACCACCTACCAGCCCATCGACAACGTCTGCCTCCCCGAGGGCTACAGCTACCTCTACGCCCTCTACTACCAGACGGGGACGGCCTGGTTCAAGAACATCTTCGCGGACCTGCAGGGCGCGACCCACGGCGCCTCGAGCCGCAACCTCGGCCGGGGCATGGCCCTCACCCCGAGCCTCCACACCGGGAAATCCGAGGGCTCGAAGGCCTTCGTCCAGACCAGTACCGGCGCCATCCTCGAGATCGAGACCCCCGAACTGCCGCTCAAGAACGTCCACAGCGGCCGGGTGAACTGGCGCGAGATGACGGACGAGTAAGCAGGCGGCGCGCGCCACGCGCCGATCCCCGCGCCCCCGCCCCCGGCGACCCCGGCGGTGGGGGCGCTCCCTTTCCGCACCGCGCCGGATTCAAGCCCTTGACCTCCGCCGCCGATCAGTCCACAACAGGAAGGGAGATGGCCCGTTCGTGCATGACCATTTTTGGGCACCATGGTGACAAAATTCGACACCCCGCTCTCTCCCGGCGCTCCCATCCCGGAGCGGGCGGGAGGGGCCATGCCGGCATCCCCGCCGCCGGCGGCCGCCTGCCGGGCCCCCCGGCGCCCGGGAGGCCTCCAGCATCTTGGCACACTTTTCGCAGACCTATGGGGCCGAAGCCACTCGGAGAGCACAACCCGGCCCAGGGGAGGTGAGACGCAGACACGGCGGCCGGTCGAGAGTTTCGGTTCCATGGGAACCCATCGGATACCAACCCAAATCCTCAACGCAAGGAGGGACCAACATGTTTGAATTCTTCCACAAGGCCAGAAAGGCAGGGCAGAAGGGCTTCACCCTGGTGGAGCTCATGATCGTCGTGGCCATCATCGGCATCCTGGCGGCCATCGCCATCCCGCAGTTCGCCAAGTACCGGGCGAGGGCGCAGAACACCAGCGCGCTCTCCGATCTGCGGAACCTTCGGACCGACCTCGAGGGCTTCTACGCGGAATGGATGGAATACCCGGTGCCGTGATCCATGGCTTGATACCATCGGTTTACTCATCGTTTACTCGTAGATTTCGCCACTTATGCTCAAGGAGGCATGACATGCGGACCAGACTCATTCGCTGCTTGCAGATTTCCATGGCACTCCTCTTCCTGGTTGCCTTGGGATATCAAGGCCCTGCCATTGCCGCATCGGGTACGGTCACATCGGGCTTGTTCAACGTGACAGATGCTACATGTGGTGGCCAGCTTTCTTTTGAACTCTCCCCGAACGTCCAGCTTGGCTACAATATCTTAGACGACAGCTTCGCCATCAACTCCTTCAACGACAAGACCGACACAACCAACGGGATGGAATACGGTATCGGATCCGACAAGCCCGGATATTATCAGCGGCAAAAGACCGTGGATGCTGGCACGGCCATCACTGCGCCGACTGGGAGCAACTCCTCTGCCTTCAGCACAAACGGAACTAATGCCTGGACCTACCAGGGCAGCACCAAGTAACATTGGCTGAAGCCTTCGCCGCCGGGTTCAGCCGGGTCCGAAAGGGATACCGGCTGAACCCGTTCCGGCGTGACAAAAGACCCGCCGTCCAAGACCTCTCTCTCCGGCTCGCGGAGGGGGAGGTCTTCGGCATCGTGGGGCCCAACGGCGCCGGGAAGAGCACCACCATCAAGATCCTCATGGGGTTCATCCGCCCGGACGCGGGCGAGGTGGAGATCCTCGGCCGGGCGCCCTCCGACCCCGAGGTCCACGCCGAGGTGGGCTACCTCCCGGAAAACCCCTGCCTCTACGAGCACCTGACCGCCCGGGAGCACCTCCGCTTCGCCGCCCGCATCACCGGGATGCGGCCGCGGGAGGCCAGGGCGCGCATCGACGAGATCCTGGAGCGGGTGGACCTCCTCCACGCCGCGGACAAGCCCGTCCGGAGCTACTCCAAGGGGATGACCCAACGCGCGGCCCTGGCCTACGCCCTGGTCCACGATCCCCGGCTCCTCGTCCTGGACGAGCCCATGTCGGGCCTCGACCCCCTGGGCCGGCACCTGGTGGTGGAGATCCTCCAGGAGGCCTCCGCCCGGGGAAAGACCATCCTCTTCTGCTCCCACATCCTCACCGACGTGGAACGCTTCTGCACCCGGATCGGCATCATGAACCGGGGGCGGCTCGTCGCCGAGGTGACCCCGGGCGAACTCAAGCACCGCGGCGCCGGGGTAGGTGCGGAAACCGCCGCACCGGGAGCGGCCTCCCCCCTGGAGGCCTTCTTCCTCGAGGTCATCCGGGGAAACCGGCCATGAAGCGGCTGAACCGCGTCTGGGCCGTCTCGTGGCTCACCTTCCGGGAAGGGCTCCGCCACCGGGTGCTCATCGGGGTGGGGATCGCGGCGGCCGGGTTTCTCGCCGTCTCCGTCCCGGTGAGCGGCTTCTTCCTCCGCGAGATCGGGAAGGTCCAGGCCGACTGGTGTCTCTCCGTGGTCACCGCCGGCGGGCTGCTCGTTCCGTTCTTCCTCGGGATCCAGCTCCTGGCCCGGGACTTCGAGCGGCGGACCGCCTTCGCCCTGCTGTCGCGGGCCGTCTCCCGGACGGACTTCATCCTGGGAAAGTTCGGCGGCCTGGTCCTCCTCGCCGCCGCCGTCATGTCACTCCTGGCGGCGGCCGCGGCGGGCGCCCTCCTCGGCGGACGCGCGATCTACGGAAGACTCTACTACCAGAGCCTCTCCTGGGCGGCCTTCTTCCAGGCGACGGGCGCCGCCTTCCTCGAGGTGGTCCTCCTCGACGCCATGGTGGTCTTCTGGTCCACGGTGAGCACCAGCTCCTTCGTGGCCCTCCTCTTCTCCCTCTCCACCTACGTGGTGGGGCAGACGGTGGAGGACGTCCTCCGGTTCATCGCCGCCAAGGTGCCGGGGGTGGAGATCTCGCCGGTGGTGGAGGTCACGGTCCGGGTGGTGAAGTACCTCGTCCCGGACCTCGCCGCCTTCGACCTCAAGCTCCAGGCGAGCCACGGCATGGTGACCCCGGCCGCCGACCTCCTGCTCCTCGTGCTGAACGCCCTCTGCTACGGCACCGTCTTCCTGTGCGGGGCGATCCTGGTCTTCCGGAGGAAGGACCTCGCATGAAGGGCACCCGCGGCACGATCCTGGTCCTCGCCCTGGCCCTCTTCGCCGTGCCCTGGTGCACCGACCGCCTCTACGAGGCCCGGGGCCGTTTCCACGCCGCCACCGCGGGTCTCTTCCCCCCGCCCACCACCGGCGTCCTCCGGGCCTCCACCCTGGAGTTCACGGGGGCCGCCAGCGACTGGTTCTTCCTCCGGGTCATGACCGTGGTGGGACAAGCCCTCATCGAGGCCCGGGAACCCTCCCGCGCGGAGTGGCAGTGGGTCTACGAGTGGCTGGACCGCGTGACCGACCTCGACCCCCGGTTCTGGGACCCCTACGTCTTCGCCGAGGCCGTGCTGACCTGGAAAAACGACATGCTGCCCCAGGCGGACCGGCTCCTCCTCAAGGCCGCCGAGGCCCGGCCCGACCTCTACCGCCCCTATTTCTACCTGGGGTTCAACCACTTCTACTTCCAGCGGGACTATGCCACGGCCGCGGGCTACCTCCGGAAGGCGGCGAAACGCCCCGGCGCCCCGGGATGGATCATGAAACTGGCCGCCCGCATGAGCCTCTACGGGGGCCAGACGATGGCGGGCATCGTGCTGCTCGACGACCTCATCCGCACCACGCGCGACCCGCGCACCCGGGCCTCCCTGCTCCGGCGGCGCCAGGCCCTCGAGGCCGTGGCGGTCATCGAGAAGGCAGTGGCGGCCTTCCGGCGCGAAAAGGGCCGTTTCCCGAAGGACATCGAGGAGCTGGTCCGCTCGGGCCTCCTCGCCTCGATCCCGGCCGATCCCTACGGGGGGCGGTTCTACCTGGACCGGGAGGGACGCGTCGACACCACCAGCCGCTTCCTGCCGAAACGCCGCTAGCCGCCGCCCCCCCGAGCCCCTTTCCCCCGCCGCCGCCCCGGGATAAACTGTCGGCGTCGCCATCCACACCCGTGCCCCCGAGCGAGGCTGAAACCAGGCCGACCGGTCGACCCATGCCCGCAGACCCCACCCTCGCCGCCGCCGCCGCGGCGGCCGCGCTCGCCCTGGCCGCCCTGGCCGCGGGGATCGTCTCGCATCTGCGCCGCCGGGAGGAGGCGGTCCGCGCCGAGGCCCGCCTCGAGGAGATCGCCCGACAGGTCCAGGCCCTGGGGACCGACCTCCGCGGGGCCCAGGCCCAGGCCCGAGAGGAACAGGCCCGGCACGCGGCGGGCCTTGAACAGGCGGTCTCGGCCCAGCTCCGCCAGGGGGCCGAGAACCTCGCCCGGATCCACGAGGGGCTCCTGAAGGGCATGGGGGAGGTCCACCGCCAGGTGACAACGGCCCTCTCCGCCTCCACGGAGCAGCTCGAAAGGCGTTTCGAGCAGCTCACCCGGGCCACCGACACCCGGCTCCGGGAGATCGGCGGCCAGGTGGAGGGCCGCCTGCAGGAGGGCTTCAAGGAGACCACCGCCACCTTCGCCGACGTCCAGAAACGGCTCGCCCTCATCGACCAGGCCCAGCGCCACATCCAGGAGCTGTCCCACAACGTGGTCTCGCTCCAGGAGGTGCTGGCCGACAAGCGCTCGCGCGGTGCCTTCGGCGAGGTGCAGCTGGCCGCCCTGGTCCGGAACGTCCTCCCGGAAGGCGCCTTCGCCCTCCAGCGGGAGCTCTCCAACGGCACCCGGGTGGACTGCCTCCTCTACCTCCCGGAACCCACGGGCACCGTGGCCGTGGACGCCAAGTTCCCCCTGGAGAACTTCCACCGGATGTGCGACCCCGACGCCCCGGCGGCGGAACGCGCCCGGGCCGCCCGGCTCTTCAAGGCCGACGTGAAACGCCACATCCAGGACGTGGCGGACAAGTACGTCATCCCCGGCGAGACCGCCGACGGCGCCGTCCTGTTCCTCCCGGCCGAGGCGGTCTTCGCCGAGATCCACGCCCACCACCCGGACCTCGTGGAGCTGGCCTGGCGGCGCCGGGTCTGGCTCACTTCCCCCACCACCCTCATGGCGATCCTCACCACGGCCCGGGCGGTGCTGAAGGACGCGGCCACGCGCCGCCAGCTCCACGTGATCCAGGACCACCTCGTCCGGCTGGCGGAGGACTTCGACCGGTTCCAGAAGCGGATGGACAACCTCGCCCGCCACATCCGGCAGGCCGGGAAGGACGTGGAGGAGGTCCATACCTCGGCCCGGAAGATCACCCGCCGGTTCGAGAAGATCGAGAAGGTGGAACTCGCCCCCGCCGCCCCGGCGCCGGAACTCGGCGAGGGGCCCCAAAGCGGCGAGGACGACGAAGACGAGCCATGAAGCCGCCCCGCCCGGGGGACTTGCCCCCGGGCCCGGGTTCCGTTAGTAAGAGGCTGGCGGGACGCTCCGGGCGCCCCGCCGCCCCGCCCCGCCACCGGGGCCGACCACCGGGCGCCCCGGGCGCCCTGCACGACGAGGTGAACCGATCCATGGCCTTCGACACCACATCCGCCGGGAAACCGGAACCGCCGTCATCACCGGCGCGGCCCACCCTCCGCCGCCTGGTCCTGGACGTCCTGAAGCCCCACGAGCCCAACATCCTCGCCATCGCCAAGGCCCTGGCCGTGCTGCCCGGCGTGGACGGCGTGGACATCACGGTCTACGAGATCGACGCCAAGGTGGAGAACGTGAAGATCACCCTCGAGGGCACCGACCTCGAGTTCGCCCGGATCCGGAACGTGATCCACGACATGGGCGGCGCCATCCACTCCATCGACAAGGTCTCGACAGGCCGGGTCATCGTGGAGGAGGCCCCCACCCCGCAGGACTGAGCCCGGGATGGCACCCCTCGCCCTGCGCCGGGCCGTCGAGGAGCTCCGGCGCTACGACAAGATGGTGGGTATCTGGAAGATCGCCCGCCGCTACTTCGTCAACAACGCCTTCGACGGCCTCCTCACCGCCACGGGCCTGGTGCTCGGCAGCTGGCTGGCCCAGGTCCACGACCCGGCGGTCATCCTCCGGACGGGCTTTTCCACCGCCCTTGCCATCGGGGTCTCCGGCTTCTGGGGCGCCTACATGACCGAGGCGGCGGAGCGCCGCGACGACCTCGCCCGGCTCGGACGCCAAACGCTCACCGACCTCACCGACAGCCGCCTCGGCCGGGCCGTGGCGGTGGCCAGCCGGATCATCGCCGTGGTGGACGGTCTCTCCCCCTTCCTTGCGGCCGCCCTGGTGCTGGTGCCCTTCTTCTTCACCCCGTGGGCCCCGAGCATCCACTGGATCTACGGGATCTCGCTGGCCACGGCCTTCACCGCCCTCTTCGTGCTCGGGGTCTTCCTGGGGTGCATCTCCGGCCGCGGCCGGATCCGCTCCGGGCTCCTCATGCTGGTGGCGGGCCTGCTCTCGGCCGCCCTGAGCTACCTGATCAGCTGAGCCCGCTCCCTTCCCGGGCCGGCCCATCCGATCCAAGGCCTTCCTGCGAGGCCTTCATCCCTTGCCCATCCCTCCGCCCTCGTTTATTTTTTTTGGTGAAAAGACTCCGATCCCCATCAAGGAGGTCCGCCCATCAAGCGCACCGTCTCCACCCCGGAAAACCCCGCGGCCGTCCTCGACGAGGCCTTCGTCGCCTCGCTCTTCCCGCCCGGCCGCGACGACGCCTTCTTCGAGGCCCTCTACGGGGGCGCCGAGGAGGGGGCCTTCGACATCTCCCTCGGCCTCTCCCACTTCGACGAGGCCACGGGGACCCTGCACCTCGAGTTCCGGCTCACCGAGCGGCCGGGGAAGTGCCTGGCGTGCAACCTCACCTACGGCCTCCCGGAGGTCTTCCAGCGCCACCCGGTGATCGGGCTCCCGGACATCGTGCAAGCGGTGGAGGCGGCCCTGGCGCCCCACTGGCGCGTGGCGTCCTGGGAACTCGGGCGCACGCGGACCGTGAGCCGGAAGATGAACGTCATCCCCTTGTTCCTGCGGCTCGAACCCGCCGCCTGAGGCCCCCGGCCTCCCAGGAGGAGTCCATGCGCGTCATCGCCTTCGGAGACATCCACATGGAGTACGGGGAGCTCGCCCGGATCCCCGGTCTCGCCGAGGCCGACCTCGTCATCGTGACCGGCGACTTCACCAACTTCGGCGGCGAGAAGGAGGCCGAAAAGGTCCTCGGGGCCATCCGCCGCTACAACGGGAAGATCCTCGCCGTCCCCGGCAACCTCGACCAGCCGGAGGTGGCGGGCATGCTCCACGCCCGGGGGATCAACCTCCACGCCGACGGCGTCATGCTCGGCGAGACCGGCATCGTGGGGGTGGGCGGCTCCAACCCCACGCCCTTCAACACCCCCACCGAGTTCCCGGAGGAACGGCTCGCGGCCCTCATGGAAAAGGGCCTCGAGAAGGTCCGGGAGGCGAAGCGGTTGATCCTCGTCAGCCACGCGCCTCCCGTGGACACCGCGACCGACCGCATCCCAAGCGGGGCCCACGTGGGCAGCCGCGCCGTGCGCGACTTCATCGAGCGCCACCGCCCCCTCTTCTGCCTCACGGGCCACATCCACGAGGCCCGCGGCACCGACCGCATCGGGGAGACCCTGGTCCTGAACCCGGGGATGCTCTCCCACCCGGGGTGGATCGAGCTGGAGGAGACCGACGGCGGGGAGTGGACGGCCGTGATCCGGCCGTGACGGCGCCGCACCGGCCATCGCCCACCGGGACGCCTCCAGCGCCGCACCCCGGCGGCGCCTCACCGCCGCCGGGCCGCCCGGCCCGCCCCTCCCGGATCCCCGGCCGCGTTCACCCGGCTGCGAGGGGATCCGCCGCCCCTTCCCCTTCCCCGTCCGAGGCCGGGAGTCCCTCGGCCTCGAGGTAGTCCACCAGGGCCTCGTTCCACCGCCGGAGCCGCCCGCCGGTGAGCGCCGCGAAGAAGCTGGTGTCCAGGACGGAATAGGCGGGACGCCGGGCCGGCCGGGGATAGTCGCGGGTGGCCACCGGCCGGACACGGTCCGGGTCGCGGCCGGTGAGGCGGAAGATCTCCCGGGCGAACTCGTACCAGGTACACGTCCCCTCGTTGGTCACGTGCACGATCCCGCGCGCCCCCTGGGCCACCAGCCACCAGAGCCCCAGGGCGAGGTCCGGCGTGTAGGTGGGGGAGCCGCGCTGGTCGCTCACCACGTGGAGGATCTCCTTCTCCTCGGCCAGCCGCAGGATGGTACGGACGAAGTTCGGCCCGTGGCGGCCGTAGAGCCACGCGGTCCGGACGATGAGGTAGTCGCCCCCCATGGACTGGATGGCCTGCTCCCCGGCCAGCTTCGAGGCGCCGTAGACGTTCACGGGCCGCGTGGCGTCGGTCTCCCTGTAGGGCTGGCGCCCCTGCCCGTCGAAGACGTAGTCGGTGCTCATGTGGACGAGGCGGGTGCCGCACTCCCGGCAGGCCCAGGCCAGGTGCCCCGGACCCTTGGCATTGACGAGGTAGGCGGCGCCGCGCTCCGTCTCGCAGTCGTCCACCCGGGTGAAGGCCGCGCAGTTGACCACCACGTCGGGCCGGACGTCCTTCAGGCCCCGGATGCAGGCCTGGGGGCTCGAGACGTCGAGCTCGGAGCGGAGCCGGGGCACCACGTCGGCATGGCGCCGGAACCGCTCCACCACGTCACGGCCCAGCATCCCGCCCGCCCCCGTGACCAGCACCCGGAGGCTCACGTCCGCCCTCCCAGCCGGTCGCCGTACATCCGGCGGTAGTAGTCCCGGTAGGACCCGTCGGTGATGGCCCGGACCCAGTCACGGTGGGCCTCGTACCAGGCGACGGTCTCGGCGAGGCCCCGGTCGAAGGGGATCTCGGGCCGCCAGCCGAGCTCCGCCTCGGCCTTGGCGGTGGCCATGGCGTAG
Protein-coding regions in this window:
- the rfbD gene encoding dTDP-4-dehydrorhamnose reductase, with the translated sequence MSLRVLVTGAGGMLGRDVVERFRRHADVVPRLRSELDVSSPQACIRGLKDVRPDVVVNCAAFTRVDDCETERGAAYLVNAKGPGHLAWACRECGTRLVHMSTDYVFDGQGRQPYRETDATRPVNVYGASKLAGEQAIQSMGGDYLIVRTAWLYGRHGPNFVRTILRLAEEKEILHVVSDQRGSPTYTPDLALGLWWLVAQGARGIVHVTNEGTCTWYEFAREIFRLTGRDPDRVRPVATRDYPRPARRPAYSVLDTSFFAALTGGRLRRWNEALVDYLEAEGLPASDGEGEGAADPLAAG
- a CDS encoding metallophosphoesterase translates to MRVIAFGDIHMEYGELARIPGLAEADLVIVTGDFTNFGGEKEAEKVLGAIRRYNGKILAVPGNLDQPEVAGMLHARGINLHADGVMLGETGIVGVGGSNPTPFNTPTEFPEERLAALMEKGLEKVREAKRLILVSHAPPVDTATDRIPSGAHVGSRAVRDFIERHRPLFCLTGHIHEARGTDRIGETLVLNPGMLSHPGWIELEETDGGEWTAVIRP